The proteins below come from a single Oncorhynchus gorbuscha isolate QuinsamMale2020 ecotype Even-year linkage group LG12, OgorEven_v1.0, whole genome shotgun sequence genomic window:
- the LOC123990601 gene encoding protein FAM177A1-like isoform X2, giving the protein MAEISLYLTNVNVSLGQTMDVEKIPSTGKDFESVELGDLEKGDQKEEKAPRRIIHFSSGETMEEYSTDEEEGEDKEPEKKDLLSPPVDANKLTWGPYFWFHMWRAATSTVSACDYLGERMASLFGITSAKYQYAIDEYYRMRKEKEEEDEDNRLSEEAEQNFVENQDEEIHGPMTDQPEGTATTPHSTDTYEVEKEAKATPTAIRVPAIVTTTT; this is encoded by the exons ATGGCCGAAATATCTCTGTATCTCACCAACGTAAATGTGTCTTTGGGCCAAACGATGGACGTAGAGAAG atcCCCAGCACAGGGAAGGACTTTGAGAGTGTCGAGCTGGGAGATTTGGAGAAGGGGGATCAGAAAGAAGAGAAAGCCCCACGAAGGATCATCCATTTCTCTAGTGGAGAAACCATGGAAGAATACAGTACAGacgaggaggagggtgaggacaAGGAACCAGAGAAGAAGGACCTACTGTCCCCCCCTGTCGATGCG AACAAGCTGACCTGGGGCCCGTACTTCTGGTTCCATATGTGGAGAGCAGCTACCTCCACTGTTTCAG CTTGTGACTACCTCGGGGAGAGGATGGCCTCGCTCTTTGGAATCACATCGGCCAAATACCAGTACGCCATCGACGAGTATTACAGGATGAGGAAAGAG aaggaggaggaagatgaggacaACCGGTTATCAGAGGAGGCAGAGCAAAACTTTGTCGAGAATCAGGACGAGGAAATCCATGGACCAATGACTGATCAGCCAGAGGGAACCGCTACCACCCCCCACTCCACGGACACCTATGAGGTTGAGAAAGAGGCCAAGGCCACGCCTACTGCCATCAGGGTCCCAGCCATTGTCACGACAACAACCTAA
- the LOC123990601 gene encoding protein FAM177A1-like isoform X1, producing MAEISLYLTNVNVSLGQTMDVEKIPSTGKDFESVELGDLEKGDQKEEKAPRRIIHFSSGETMEEYSTDEEEGEDKEPEKKDLLSPPVDAVRNKLTWGPYFWFHMWRAATSTVSACDYLGERMASLFGITSAKYQYAIDEYYRMRKEKEEEDEDNRLSEEAEQNFVENQDEEIHGPMTDQPEGTATTPHSTDTYEVEKEAKATPTAIRVPAIVTTTT from the exons ATGGCCGAAATATCTCTGTATCTCACCAACGTAAATGTGTCTTTGGGCCAAACGATGGACGTAGAGAAG atcCCCAGCACAGGGAAGGACTTTGAGAGTGTCGAGCTGGGAGATTTGGAGAAGGGGGATCAGAAAGAAGAGAAAGCCCCACGAAGGATCATCCATTTCTCTAGTGGAGAAACCATGGAAGAATACAGTACAGacgaggaggagggtgaggacaAGGAACCAGAGAAGAAGGACCTACTGTCCCCCCCTGTCGATGCGGTGagg AACAAGCTGACCTGGGGCCCGTACTTCTGGTTCCATATGTGGAGAGCAGCTACCTCCACTGTTTCAG CTTGTGACTACCTCGGGGAGAGGATGGCCTCGCTCTTTGGAATCACATCGGCCAAATACCAGTACGCCATCGACGAGTATTACAGGATGAGGAAAGAG aaggaggaggaagatgaggacaACCGGTTATCAGAGGAGGCAGAGCAAAACTTTGTCGAGAATCAGGACGAGGAAATCCATGGACCAATGACTGATCAGCCAGAGGGAACCGCTACCACCCCCCACTCCACGGACACCTATGAGGTTGAGAAAGAGGCCAAGGCCACGCCTACTGCCATCAGGGTCCCAGCCATTGTCACGACAACAACCTAA